The Dermochelys coriacea isolate rDerCor1 chromosome 19, rDerCor1.pri.v4, whole genome shotgun sequence region TCAAAATATCAGGAAGGCAGTTATAAAGATGGATGCTTTCCTGGTACTATTGGAAATGACATTTTTATGGTTCAAAGTGGAATTCAATTCTATTTTAATAGTACTTTTTCATTAGGTCACTTAGGTTGTTTCAAGTCATTTGTCCTGGATAAAGCTTGCACAGAAGAGAAGGCTGGTCATCTCGTTTGTTTGTAAAGTGTTACCCAACTGCGCTTGTGCAGCATATTCAAAGCAGGCTGTCTGATAGGTATGTGCAGCACTACATCCGATTTGCCATCTCCTACAGGGACCTGTCCGCAAGAAGAAACCCACTGACGAGATGCAAAAGTCACTGCTCCCCAAGAGGGAAGCAGGACTACAGGTGCGACATGTCTAGTCGCAATCAGCTGCCCATTGCGAGCAAGACTCCATCTCTAATGGGCTGAAGCAGGAATTGCCAAGTTCTGACCCTGACTCTCCCATTCACTTGCTGTGCGGCCTTGGACAAGTCTCCCAGGCCCAAACTTCCAAGCGTGGCCTGCGGTTCAGACGGCCGCCATTGAGGTGTGCCCAGCTTCAAAGGGCAGCGCAGGGCGCCATGGGATCGGATGGCGGTGTGTTTCCCCCGTACCTGTGGGGGGCTCTCCCTGGTTGGTTTGGGAGTTCCAGGGTCACCCCCTCCAACTGGGGACGGCTCTTTCAGCCACTATGAACacaatgggagggattctcccaggCCCCCcactgtccctagcctctttcctgctctgccccctccccttctctgggTGTTgttctcccttcccaccccatcccctcctcccaacCCTGTTCAGCGCCTGCCCCTCTAGCCCCTGCCCCTGATTcctcctggctgcagagggcgctctgacCGCGGACAGGGGGCGCTAGAGTCTCACTCAGCCCTCGGACAGGGCATCAACGTCACTTCCTCCGTGGGCCGGATGCGACTTGAGAAAGCCGGAAGTCAAGCGGGGGCGGCCCGCTTGTATTGACTCCGTAGAGCGGATGGCGGTGGAGGGGGCTGGAGCCCCGCACGGAGGGGTGAGGGGTCGAGAAGACCGCtggcgggggggcagaggagaggagagggcagggcagggcagagcagagcagagcagatagGTGAGGGGAGGCGTCGCGTCTGGAAAGGGGGGATATCGTTGGGGATGGAGGCTGTTGTAGGTCGGGGCTGTCTCGGGGGAGTGAGTGGGATGGTGAGGGGGTAGGGTAGGTATGGGATAGAGTATGGGGGTAGGTtggagggcatgggggggggggagatggtggAACTGTCTCTAATACCCTGGTTCAAAACATTGTGTCCCGCAGCCATGGGGTCAAACCTCcctcttttaaataaaatcaaataattcACGTTTGACCTTCTAGGCCTCTTCTGCCAGCTCCGACGAAGACTCGGcgccccctgcagctgaggagttggCTGCCCAGAAGAGGGAGGAGAGGTTGAGGAAGTTCAGAGAGCTCCATATGAAAAGGGTAATATAGCCTGGGCTGCCAAATGGCCATGATGGTAGACCAGTCGTGCTCATAGCCGGGTTTTGTTTGCAGTTTGGGGTAACTGAGCCACAGGCTTCTTTTTGCAGCAATTATTTGAAGGTACCTTTAAAATCAAAAATGTAACAGGTCCTTAAAGTTCTAAATTAAAACCGGGGGTGGGATCCTACTCATCCCCATGCAAAATtccacaaacaaaaataaattctaacATTTAATTCCTCTGAATTCTCACCTGGAAAATCATATACTGTGGGAGATAATAAGGTTTTTCTCAGGGTAAACAAAAATGCTTTTATCAGAGGACCTaaaacagtttacaaaatgtTCTGAATATTCCTTTTCTGtgtgccaagaaggtcaatgggaTACTTATCTTGTCACTCTGTTGCACAAAATTCATGTAGGGGGGATGAAAGTAATGTCAAATTCCTCTAAAGTAACTGCTTTAATTTAAGTATCTTTAAATATCTTGTAACCAATACTTGCAATGCCCCATAACCCGAGCCtgaccccagatgtacagtaccttccctcttaacttgtgtaaatttgattttaaacattaactttaataaaaaaaaatctgtttttaataacTGGTGTGTTTTGCGGGGGGCGGGGAATATGAGAACCTGCCGCTGCAAGTGGGTGGACTCAGTTATTTAATAGGCTTCTTCTGCTTTCTAACTTTTACAATTGTATATTGCCATTTTCTGTGAGTTCAGTGACAAACTTTTCTTCCTAGAATGAAGCTCGCAAGCTAAATCACCAGGAAGTTGTGGAAGAAGATAAAAGACTTAAGTTGCCAGCAAACTGGGAAGCAAAAAAGGCTCGACTGGAATGGGAACTGAAGGTTGAGGAAAAGAAGAAGGTATAACACATGTAAATGTTGATTGCAATCATAACCTTCCATTTTAGGACACTATCCTGCAAAGATTTTAACACTATGTGCTGTGAATAgtcgcattgacttcagtgcaactaCAAGTAGTGCGTTacgttaagcatgtgcataaatctcTGCAGGATCCAGAGTTTAATACCTCTGGGTAGGGAGTGTATCTTCTTggatgtgtgtacagtgcctacccACAATAGGACTCTGATACGAAATCAGGgcttttgagagctactgatATTGATATAGATGTatataaaaaattttaaaaatcatcaagCATCAGACTGGGATCCTTGGTGAGATTGTCTGATATCAAATTTACAGTgtaaataaaattagaaaaatatctGTAATCTACTAAACTAGTTTCATTGTCCGCTgcttttttgttatgttttaaaaTCTTAAGAATTGCTTGTATTTATATAGGAATGTGCTGCTAAAGGAGAAGATTATGAGCGGGTGAAGTTGTTAGAAATCAGTGCTGAGGATGCAGAAagatgggaaaggaaaaagaagagaaaaaatccGGATCTAGGATTTTCAGGTAAGcaacttcattttatttattttttcagggCTTGGGTAGTGGGATAcaaatttttaatctttttctttttcatatgtTTTCACTAAAACTTGAGCCACACAGAAAAGGACTTCTGTTAATTGCAGTCCATTTTATTCTAAAGATTATGCAGCTGCTCAGTTGCGCCAGTATCAGAGGTTAACCAAGCAGATCAAACCTGACATGGAAAAATATGAAAAGCTAAGAGAAGAAAAGTAAGTTTCTCTTTTTGGCAAacccatgtttgtttgttttttttaatgacattacCTGTAAATATGAATTGTTTTGATGAACTAGTGTCTAAAATGGCTGAAAATTCTTTTCAATTCATGTAATTCAAACATATTTAATCTTATCTATTCTTTTATGTGCATTGCAATAAAAATGATCTTCTGTCAAGGTCCCATAAAAGTCATATCCTGGGTGATGCTGTAGATGTGTAACTTGTAATATGCTAGTTCATGTTCTCTATCATGTCCCAGTTCTATTTTGATAAAacagttatgtacaaaaaattagTAATTTGACAAATCAAAgtttgtttttctactttttacCTCTTTCTCATTCAGTGGAGAAGAATTGTATCCAACAGCAAACAGTCTTCTTCATGGAACTCATGTACCATGTAAAGAAGGGGTTGATAGAATGGTTACAGATCTTGAAAAACAGTAAGTAATAAGATGGTCCTAATTATCTCAAACCATTGCATTCATAACACGTGGTGCTTTTACTATTTTGTTTGCTGTCGTGTGAGCATAACTTGTGGTGTCTGGTAACTTCTGCATAAAGATGTGTATTTAAGTATACAGTCAGTATAGCATGCCCTATTTATGAATCTGTACACTAGTCTCTCTCTCCAGGATTTTTATGCAATTCTGTATGTATTGGGCATCTATTGTGCAGCAACACATTTTTCCATgcctattttattttacatgttgTTTTTCATTAGGCACATCAGAAAGTATTTTGAAGCAAAATCCTGGCATCAATCCGTAGTGATATAGAAAATATCAGTGATGTCCAACGATCATATTTTAGAAGACTAAAAAGATAATGGAATGCCTTGGTATATTTATCCTAATACGTACATTTGTTCAATCCATAATTAGTAGTCTTACTTTAACTGTTCATGATAAATATAATAGGACATGGTCACTGGACATCAGATTCCaataaaatgtaatgaaaatgtgttttctcATCATAATAGGAACAAAAAATAGTGCTATTCCCCATCAACTTTTCTTCTCCTGTCATCTCTTAAGCATGGAAAAAAGAAATATCCCCACTTATTTCCTTTAAAACTACAGCAACTTTAATATTCTCTGACCAAGTACCTAAAATTCATCTGAGGATATCCTCTAAAATaggaaaaatttgttttttcacttaGTTATCCATTTTCTTGTAAGATTGACTGAAGTAGGCACTCTCTTCATTTCACTTTAAGAACTACAATTTAAGCCTTAATTTTTTTCTGAGTACTCATGCTTTGATTTCACATTTTGTGTGGGTATATAGCTTTCCAAGTGTAAAAATTCAAGGATAGGATATTCATGGCCCAATTCTGTTAGGTGCTTAGTGCCATCAACAATAGGAGTTGAGGGTGTTCAGCATCCTGCAGGATTAGGacccaaagggaaaaaattatatttacagGCGTAAGAAACATCTAACCCCCGTTCTGCTATTaacctgcagcttccagtgggaGCAAAATAGGCAAGCAATACAAATACCAATCATTTTCACAGAGGAAATACATCTAGCAGTGTATGTAATTTCCACTTAGTTTTAATAGTGATGACTTTTACTGTAGATATAGAAGTGTATTCATTCTAAGAACTAAAAGCTGTTTATATATCAGGGATCTGAAAATATTAATGTAATTCTCTTACAGAATTGAAAAACGTGAAAAATACAGTCGGCGACGTGCTTATAATGATGATGCGGATATTGATTACATTAATGAGAGAAATGCCAAATTCAATAAAAAGGCAGAAAGGTTCTATGGGAAATATACAGCAGAAATTAAACAGAACTTGGAGAGAGGAACAGCTGTCTAAACTTTCACATCCCAAGAGAGGCACAGTTCTACAAAGAAATTGTTCAGTATAAGTTTGGCATATTTTGCAGAAAGCCCTAAAAACTGTATCAACATGCTAATTGTGCAAATATAAACTTTGCCATagacttttaatattaaaatgacaacttgtgaaagttttttttaatccaatagTGGGTATTGCATAAATGCTTGAATAGTAGCTATCATAGCTGTACATAGCTTGCCCTTCCAAAGGTGGCTAGTTTGTATCAATTTAGCAAACCTCAAAGGGGTTGTTACTCAGATCATACCCTACAGTTACAGAAATgtagtttttattttgatagatTTTGTAAGTGGTTGTGACCATTAAAAAGAGAAGCGAACTAAACAGAATTCCATGCCTGACATTTTTGGTGTTTATTCCATGCTAGTAGTAAGTGTGTGGGATTCTTCAAGGTCAAACTTAGCCCACAGtttctttttttggggtggggggggaggagagagtaaAAATCAGATTGAGATATCCTTATTGTGTAGCAAATATGTATCCTTGGATTTTGCTAGTCTTTTATGCAATAATTAAAATTGAGATTTTCCCAGGCAAGTTTCTTCTGTTGcaaatttccctttttataaggGCAAAAGTAATACTGCCTCCCTTAAGCTCATTAAAATTGTATCTTCTCACCTATTACGCTATGATTAAAAGAGCAGGTGCTGTGTATATAAAAAAGCTCTTCAGCTAGGCATAAACCTATACCAGCTCTGCAGGCTGCCAAAGCAGCAAGACTTCACATCCTCGTGGGGGAGGTGGCTGTTTCTTTTGACTTGTTGGCTCAACAGAAGCGGAACTTTTTGTCTAATTCTCCTTGGAAAGGATTTGATGACAGGAGGGGAGGGTAGCTCTAAGGTAAGATATTGGAAATCTGTGCTACTTGACAGAGTGGCTGTTTCAGACAGAAAACTCCTTTTTTAAGTTTATATTGTATGAAAGCAATTGCACAGTAATACTTTTGTTTCAACTATGCTGCAGGTTTAACCATTAATTCAGGCCTGTCTCAAGTGGTCTAAACTGAGATACTGCTGATTTACACTCACTGGTAGGATGGGGCAGCAGgtctgggggcagccaggggaccaAGAGCAGGagggtggatgggacaggggttcccagggggctgtcagggaccaggggaggttggatggggcaggagtctgggggaaagagaagaaaagtgtCAGATAAAGGACAGGGGCCTggtcatgcctggctgtttgggggagGTTCAGcttcccctaaccagccctccctacaatttcagaaacctgatgtagccctcaagccaaaaagtttgcccacccctgttctagggcATAGCATCAGCTGCCTAGCTTATGCCTCTCGCTGCAATCACAGGACTGTACTTTACCCTCAAAAATACTGAGGGAGCAAAGTATGACTACAGTGACTACTGTTGTGAAGAACTGGACTTTGTTTCCACAAGCTGCATCATTGCTCCACTGCTGCTGTATAGTAGCATGTTTATAAATGATCAATCAGCCCACCCtgccagcccttccccccccccctttgtttctTTTCACCAGTCTATAGTGGTTGTCAAAAGCTGCTGACCAGTAAGTTTCCACATGAGAAGGAAGAACCCTTAAAGCTTGATGGTGACAGGAGAACGTACACCTAGACACCAGGAGCCTCTGTTTAAGTGTTGCTCTTAAGGTCTCCTCACTTCTTTTGGCAGCTAGAGCAGgctctgggtacatctacaccatGCTGCAGCATGGCCATGAGCCAAATTCAAGCAGCCAGTTGCTTTTGAGTGGACTCCAAAAAGGTTTACTTATTGCTGGATTTTTTGTTTCTCTGGtgtttggaccttgacaaaaatagACTACCCTGGGCTAAGGGGTGTGACTAGCAGTGCTCTCCAAACTGCTGCACTAAATCACCCTGCACAAACAATGGAGGTATGAATTTAAAGTTTCCTTTAAGTTCACATCTTTAGTGCTCACAGGGGGAATTACAGTTCAGCACTTTAGCGAGCACTAGAGCGTGACCTAACAGCTGTATGAAGAACACTGCTCACCAGTACTATGCTGAAATCCCCCTGTGGACACTAAAGATGTGAACTTTAAAAGTTGCCCCTGTGCAAACAATACAGACAtggttacagtgcagcactttggtaagcactgctattcacacctcTTTAGCTAGTGCGACAGTGTGacctaagcttttttttttattattaaatgaatGACTAGTTTTACTAGGTAAGCTGAACACCAAATGAACCTGCTTTTTGCCATTCACCTCActacttcactttaaaaaaaaaagcaccggACTGGAGGCCAAAAGGAATCATCACCTAGTCTAGCATCCTAGAAAATATTACAGCCTCTATTAAGTTGCAATACTTTAAAGCAATGACTGATTTTGCCATTGTTCTACATTAtgaattgtttttatttctgtggcTTCCACTGGTGGGAGGTGCAATAGAGCTGCTCCTCCCACACTGTAGGCAGAAGTTAGGCATTCTTTCCTCTGGCTACTCATTGTAGAATGAGAGTGAAGGCATCTTGTTTTGTTCCATGTTGAACTGGTGTTTTTTGCTGAAGATATTTCTTCCCCAACCAAGACAACAGCAGTGGGATACTTCTCCTTGTATAACACTAGTCTTTCCATAGCCTAAGCATTGATCAGCCAAGGGAAATGCAACAAACTACAGCTTGTTTGCACTGCCTAGATAAAGCAACAGCTATTAGGGTAGGGAAAAAGAACATgttaaactgttaaaaaaaaaaattctacactaAGATTATTCAGTACAAGTTTTATTGCGCAAACCATTTACATGAATTCCAGTTTAGTCAGTCTCCCCCACCAAATGTTATGAAATATCCATAAGCCTTAGGAAATATTAATCACACACTTATCTTCAAGCAGTGGAAATTGAGAACTGCTGAGGGCATAAGGTGAAGTTACTGTACACTTTATACATCAATGCTTCAGGTATCAAGTTGGCATGCGTAGATCACTGGTATAGGACCAGGACTGGAAACAAATTAGGATAACGTAAACTACCTCTCAACTATCCTCACATCAATATGTCCTTGTTGCTTTGAAGTCCAGGGGATCTGAGCAAGTTTTAGGattaccattttagatttgagtAGTGGTGATTTAGTTCAAGGCTTGTTTTAAATACATCAACAAGAAGAATTGCGCTTAAGTTTTAAGTGTCAGAATTTGAGTCCAAATAGAAAGCAACATATAGAAGAACTGTGTCCTTAAGATTAGCATGCATGACTGGGCCATCATTGAGCAAGGATTCCTCCATGGCAATCATACAATCCTAATGCAAACATCTGCACAGAGGTTTaagaaagcctattccagataaTCACTCAGAGTAGGATAGGCATTTAACATTTTCAACTTGAAAATAGAGTTGCTCTAACATCTGAAGTCTATTGATAGCATCTGATTTTCATATTTACTCTTTAGTACTTCATTCACTCACAGCTAAATGTGCCAATTTACACCTACAGGCTCAGACTAGAAGCCAAGAGGGCAACTTCACAGTTCAACTGAATTATTACATAGGGCCTTAAAGAACTTGCTACCACAGTTCAACCATTTGAAACAAGTACaaaacaggttttaaaacaaTCAGTGCATTACAAATGTTCAGACTAGTGGCTGCTAAAGTAACAGAGAAAAAGTTACCCACCTGTAATTTCTACTCCATTATAGTGACACACAAAAGTATTTACAAATATATACCTAAGATTCCTACTTGTAGTTTCTGGGCCATTGTGCTGCGATTTCATATCTGGAAAAGAAATCTAACGTGTCAGAATTAACATCTTTAAATacttatttacaaaaatattcaacCTGATAAGAGGATTTCAGACCTCACTTATGTAAGTAATGCATAATGCCAATAGTTCACAGGACAATAAGTGAAAGGTGCTAGCGTACTCAGAAGGGTGCACTTTTAggtgaaaagttaaaaaataagcTGTTTTCCACTTTCATAGGAACCCATTGCCCATAAGGATTTCTCTTTGTATCTTCTTTTCCCCAAGGATACTGCTGTCTCTTTAACAGAAACTTGCTGGTTTCTGGAGTACTGGCTTTACCATTGTGTTCTggaaaaagaattatttttttaaagaatgaaataTGAGAAGTGTCCACAATTTTTACCTACAGCTTTAAAAAACTATTTGTAGTTTATGAAAGCCAGATATTTTAGAATGAATCTAGGAATACTGAAATCAGTACACACCGGGaaagaaatgagaaataaaaagCTTCACTGAAagcttgcattttttattttaaattgccgTAGCACAACTTTGTATTTATAAAGATGAGAATGATGCTTGCTACATAATCCAGATTTAAAGAAGCCAAACTTACTTTTCATTAACTTCTGATTACTGAGTGACCAGCTGTACACATTGGAAGGTCCACAACACTACAGCTCACAAATCTATTTCTTACTTCTAAGTGCTCTTGCATCCAGAGAGCCTAAACTCAGTAATTATATATCCCTAAACTCCACATTTCTCTTGAATCAACTAACTATATTATACATGGAGGGCTATTAAAAAGGGCAGTAAATTGAACCCTATTGAATTCCAAGGTTAGGTAGAATATACTACATATGTGAAAGTAAGTTGGAAATCAGTATTTCCTATCTTAGAAATGTACACTTACATTAGGGCTGAAAGATAAGCCCAAAAGTTCCACTTTTGGTTAAGTCTTCTGTTAGTCTTTTGGATGCTACAAGAGAAGGCGCACAGTTTAAACAGGGTCTCGCATTCTATGTGAATTAAGGAAACTCACTAAAGTATGTGAATATTCTAGTGCAAGTTTTGTCTCAACTATTTAGATCAATAGTGGCTTTAAACTGTAAAGTATAGAATGCGCATACAGATCAGTGTTGAAAACTCAAATTGACAATTATATCAACAGAAATACTAAACATTTCCCAATGTACAACCTTATATCCATGCCCATGTTTTAGCTTTAACTAGGGAATTTATTGTAAGCATGGACTTCATAAATTGAAATGGAACGTTACAGCAAGTTGTATAGAAACTCTGCATATCCACCCTGCAGAGCTTTGGAAAAGGACAATAAAC contains the following coding sequences:
- the SYF2 gene encoding pre-mRNA-splicing factor SYF2, which gives rise to MAVEGAGAPHGGASSASSDEDSAPPAAEELAAQKREERLRKFRELHMKRNEARKLNHQEVVEEDKRLKLPANWEAKKARLEWELKVEEKKKECAAKGEDYERVKLLEISAEDAERWERKKKRKNPDLGFSDYAAAQLRQYQRLTKQIKPDMEKYEKLREENGEELYPTANSLLHGTHVPCKEGVDRMVTDLEKQIEKREKYSRRRAYNDDADIDYINERNAKFNKKAERFYGKYTAEIKQNLERGTAV